GCGGCAATTCGAGATGGAGGCGGACCGCTTCGGGCGCGACACTGGCCTGCGAAACCGGACCTCCCAAAAGCTCCACCGGTCGCTTGACCCACAAGGTGGTGGTCTTGGGCGCGAATTCGAGTTCGGCCTGGACGGTGGCCGGGCGCACTTCAATCTCTGCAGAGACGTCAAGGCCAACCGTGCCTTGCCATTGCCGCGGCTGATTCCCCTTAACGGTGACCGGCTTGGTGAAGACGTGGTCCAGAGGAGCGACCAGGGTACTCGGTCCTTCTAGCTCCACGCGGTCCGGCACCGTCCGCGCATTGAGAAATTGAAAAGCGGGATCCAGATCGGCCTCCCAATTGACCTTGACCGGGACCTCTTTGCTCATCAGCCGGTCAACCACGATCTCGACCCGCGACGGCCGAATTTCCATGACCCGCAAGGCTTGGCTGATGGGGACGTTCGCCGGCTGCAGGGCCAGGGTCTGCCGCCCCTGCTGCAGTGTCCCCATATCCATGGTATAGGCCAGATCCTTGGTATTCAAAGCACGGACCAGACTTTTCGGCCCGCGCACCCGGACTTCGAGCCGATTGACCATCCCTTCGCGGATGACAAGCTCCTCAGGCAGATTCACCAATTCGA
The sequence above is drawn from the Desulfohalobium retbaense DSM 5692 genome and encodes:
- a CDS encoding CdaR family protein, with product MAMKIHKNWQYQLLALLLALFTWYLISGRERVETWVEMPIELVNLPEELVIREGMVNRLEVRVRGPKSLVRALNTKDLAYTMDMGTLQQGRQTLALQPANVPISQALRVMEIRPSRVEIVVDRLMSKEVPVKVNWEADLDPAFQFLNARTVPDRVELEGPSTLVAPLDHVFTKPVTVKGNQPRQWQGTVGLDVSAEIEVRPATVQAELEFAPKTTTLWVKRPVELLGGPVSQASVAPEAVRLHLELPLTLLDQENWRERITVTVPLDELGPGVYQRAYEVDLPPDTRILGIKPDQLRVVIDAPANATAEQTTPMQQENSR